One Rattus norvegicus strain BN/NHsdMcwi chromosome 18, GRCr8, whole genome shotgun sequence DNA segment encodes these proteins:
- the Ndst1 gene encoding bifunctional heparan sulfate N-deacetylase/N-sulfotransferase 1 isoform X2 has product MGYAVAPHHSGVYPVHVQLYEAWKQVWNIRVTSTEEYPHLKPARYRRGFIHNGIMVLPRQTCGLFTHTIFYNEYPGGSSELDKIINGGELFLTVLLNPISVFMTHLSNYGNDRLGLYTFKHLVRFLHSWTNLRLQTLPPVQLAQKYFQIFSEEKDPLWQDPCEDKRHKDIWSKEKTCDRFPKLLIIGPQKTGTTALYLFLGMHPDLSSNYPSSETFEEIQFFNGHNYHKGIDWYMEFFPIPSNTTSDFYFEKSANYFDSEVAPRRAAALLPKAKVLTILINPADRAYSWYQHQRAHDDPVALKYTFHEVITAGPDASSKLRALQNRCLVPGWYATHIERWLSAFHANQILVLDGKLLRTEPAKVMDTVQKFLGVTSTVDYHKTLAFDPKKGFWCQLLEGGKTKCLGKSKGRKYPEMDLDSRAFLKDYYRDHNIELSKLLYKMGQTLPTWLREDLQNTR; this is encoded by the exons ATGGGGTATGCAGTGGCACCCCACCACTCTGGTGTGTACCCTGTGCATGTGCAGCTGTATGAGGCCTGGAAGCAAGTGTGGAACATCCGTGTGACCAGCACAGAGGAGTACCCGCATCTGAAGCCTGCCCGTTACCGCCGTGGCTTCATCCACAATGGCATCATG GTCCTCCCTCGGCAGACCTGTGGTCTCTTTACACACACCATCTTCTACAACGAGTACCCTGGAGGCTCCAGTGAGCTGGACAAGATCATCAATGGGGGCGAGCTCTTTCTTACTGTGCTCCTCAATCCT ATCAGCGTCTTCATGACACACTTATCCAACTATGGAAATGACCGCCTGGGACTGTACACCTTCAAGCACCTGGTGCGCTTCCTGCACTCCTGGACCAACCTGAGGCTGCAGACGCTGCCCCCTGTGCAGCTGGCCCAGAAGTACTTCCAgatcttttctgaggagaaggacCCACTTTGGCAG GATCCCTGTGAGGACAAACGCCACAAAGACATCTGGTCTAAGGAGAAGACATGTGATCGCTTCCCAAAGCTGCTCATCATTGGCCCCCAGAAAACAG GCACCACAGCCCTCTACCTGTTCCTGGGCATGCACCCCGACCTCAGCAGCAACTACCCCAGCTCCGAGACCTTTGAGGAGATCCAGTTTTTTAATGGCCACAACTATCACAAAGGCATCGACTG GTACATGGAAttcttccctattccctccaacACCACCTCTGACTTCTACTTTGAAAAAAGTGCCAACTACTTTGATTCAGAAGTGGCACCACGGCGAGCAGCTGCCCTATTGCCCAAGGCCAAGGTTCTCACCATCCTCATCAATCCAGCCGACCGGGCTTACTCCTGGTACCAG CACCAGCGGGCCCATGATGACCCGGTGGCCCTAAAGTACACCTTCCATGAGGTGATCACAGCTGGCCCTGACGCATCCTCAAAGCTGCGTGCCCTCCAGAACCGATGCCTGGTCCCCGGCTGGTATGCCACTCATATTGAACGCTGGCTCAGCGCCTTTCATGCCAACCAG ATCCTGGTCTTGGATGGCAAACTGCTGCGAACAGAACCTGCCAAAGTGATGGACACAGTGCAGAAATTCCTCGGGGTGACCAGCACGGTTGACTACCATAAAACCTTGGC GTTTGACCCAAAGAAAGGATTTTGGTGCCAGCTGCTCGAAGGAGGAAAAACCAAGTGTCTGGGAAAAAGCAAGGGACGGAAATATCCAGAGATGGACCTGGAT TCCCGAGCCTTCCTAAAGGATTACTACCGGGACCACAACATTGAGCTCTCTAAGCTGCTGTATAAGATGGGCCAGACACTGCCCACCTGGCTGCGGGAAGACCTCCAGAACACCAGGTAG